The Penaeus chinensis breed Huanghai No. 1 chromosome 39, ASM1920278v2, whole genome shotgun sequence genome has a segment encoding these proteins:
- the LOC125046676 gene encoding uncharacterized protein LOC125046676 isoform X3, with translation MKKVQGGRAMGKAPEAKQNDDGPKRNERFKCEEKKKCTKLSGKCKKNKKITDENCKNFVKKGCKNKPDAQCTCCLKNDKCKSKYMKKRCTKKGGKAKLKEKCKKDSIDNAVHGDQCTCCLPCKTTKKCKNKDGTCSKTCTHGVWEGVNCKGKGCQCCRKKKDKDVTESPTTTAGGTTPAGGTTPAGGTTPAGGTTPAGGTTPAGGTTPAGGTTPAGGTTPAGGTTPAGGTTPAGGTTPAGGTTPAGGTTPAGGTTPAGGTTPAGGTTPAGGTTPAGGTTPAGGTTPAGGTTPAGGTTPAGGTTPAGGTTPAGGTTPAGGTTPAGGTTPAGGTTPAGGTTPAGGTTPAGGTTPAGGTTPAGGTTPAGGTTPAGGTTPAGGTTPAGGTTPAGGTTPAGGTTPAGGTTPAGGTTPAGGTTPAGGTTPAGGTTPAGGTTPAGGTTPAGGTTPAGGSTPAGGTTPAGGTTPAGGTTPAGGTTPVGGTTPAGGTTPAGGTTPAGGTTPAGGTTPAGGTTPAGGTTPAGGTTPAGGTTPAGGTTPAGGTTPAGGTTPAGGTTPAGGTTPAGGTTPAGGTTPAASTRSVLDEVQDLANEMNNAVADAEKGRRRRDLRQKRQGTTTTVNIEVIVKISVQITTWMVDIKRITDSDRESIQSTTMAVKQIRREIQAGSTLSVSAIKIIKTTTKKSVRLASKLIEVVVREEKQEQLSVKKELITKVQQSVTRIQASMSTLQQSLTQAGSAVAGSITTNVNVIVKISAILKGIIKSGLGAITSTSAASLTSFETELQTLLSQVQSGTVTFTSEEITLVETTQSEITTATTKITAAQEKNKAMESSQTQAVLLDSLSTATAIVKEQIDLLTSAMNSVTEGTASVSVTITTSLITLLINLQTSIESVTEEQIQEIKAFEEEATTILKNEAFTITNFPQLVSANSKLAATVNTKIEETLSRTAITESLDIFYEVSFFVFSLVEIAEEIQSITSSSTSTQSNTIITNTLTFIQNIKINSLTTEDVTKLVSLYDDINTLVDSVDSSVGFTGIDDIIEEGSQIDIKLLEKIHEYESKEETITAFTLFEKMSTIASSTEKATSLLKSKVSSSSSSVIDASLEAVIQDLQVLMEKFSSKTYAPNDEDILQAETTLAMFESKIESISVIKSSATLDRLITTTKKAVTTTVKSLNTLQESAKNKEKIEILLGAEYIISEIYFVMQGLSSGIEEGDVLESNIFIEDIQAELNRWSTGISNIKLSSISIMESLLETISDLSGAYSGIDTLLQTLTSVQTRLDEQITIIEEADVNGDLTVRIYNAFDIIVYVTDLLKELNQLTAEGTVLTELSAVSDIVTTITSLSKRMTNISSEDMETLEANLMTLEEYILDFEEGSNIQIANLVQAIAEVSRVEQAFMKEVNKIELSFSKLSIYQTIQITITEINSYLQELFDINSGVEEGSDVQKNVVLDEYYEIISFLIGKASSITEADIDTLNVFLEEISSLAVEADGTFSISGYTYSIQQISQQVAVFTQKVDETIETEQEQQNLVQNLIFGDDLLSILIRIFFAFESMALMTTVSTTTQFNTENFVAAMAQIRNDISSVNIQDIDTFAFQLENIIAANERLENFEELELVTTQAEESVQTYLSESREIYEITINIRHASAVIEAVDTLLVDSMTFIQNVDASKLIGENDPDVDFLIDFFKRISANVDSVTEEDIFEATEIFLIIQATLDMLGPDEGIGNLVDCMAAGQEAIDSANRRLYEQQDRFLLIEELGSFELILNVVAQITYDVVEIISMIGTTTSVGEENELVTSIVILLESLSSSPSSTIDIALLESMSEDLEVLKSSVTAGVEIPSIFYLQSLSQKTMSVMQSEIQFRVSAQEAQSQIDQLTKSVTSLNKIEEELSFALEFFGSIEQSEPTAMPFVIEDLNYVLNTILFGELTADLVGDLGLFEEEIFFLYDEDEVDVSMIANTLETLTSVKRGIETSLKDNRRISEERSISSRLNKAKEIVSEMEEIFDTFVSEIGNANEEIEIAEITDVTNIFIDINGGVTISLDIVIRLEEILMFLKNTTVSTGMGIIGLEDARTLVVLVQETVEREISHIQISIDRTAKTVTFNKGVSLLQRIIHTASELSIGYELATSVEKDETVDELIVFLESLSIEALTMEQIIILQESTLMFEALSDTGTGIADLRKLQSTASVRLEEATNSKNVLSGLSEETESLKALDRTEAVLLKIQETLLNISANTNENNIPDDKMTELSDILMMDIMMLTESVIRLEEIYKNIEIIGAIFVGNLGVIKEILSSITFAVTSISIERVQLESRIERLAVTETLLEAQSLFIKISDVLENITTEIGVETQESEENEIIRMFGEELSILSFSVVGMRRDTLLFFADVLQELEMILMSKTNVKGIMKAMDDLRVVSTKVTLEIEASQAEQRREVSLMINRRAEESVVSALDLFTDLSDFVGIPEFDADPIEILEVERILRILSIIENGQASEDDLDQLDRYLMSLDLKVGTFENGMMIRNLMEVIMTIQDLKESLMVRTIDSAFDVEYSQNIFTQKQIQALLSRVIIQLDILLKAGNGIPVALFESLSMLIEKAGSEDSSAFVTFFEMSVMELMELNVTNIDDTNVMAGFNLLQRARSVEFSLSKEISRSHVIETTTTKVFLLEESLSLLEEMMRSVERVKNNMNPDATPVNILALGEIILFMQNTVEYTAGEITLLRDYEHILMLLEEEAGDMFVEGVDELVFELKYQVSHVSMTLMKVQRTQMLEKQIIYTSAGNEVMAEAYNKISTFGRPMPGKIIEVNEVTSFSLMLNTFDLTSITPVEIHHIHTRFEILLEIIAFETSEIAYLSRIINQLALLTYKASQHLHFQESVENIRTVSGAFESSRAAITTTSATLFALQEEVGAVTTYETNDMITQLYEYLLFLTFDWRLIPADFSEVVESFGISDITVTSGTSFTYLKETIDLLELYSHVDRQTKETLRISESILQAKEVQSSVSLFMRSVEDYLYGYMNEDFEDDNPDDGGVGGDGENDEGGDGVDEDSEDSDGDVGDDVDDAEDNGNDGDDGVTGDEGLDVDEGDSNDGEDDVGDGGDGGEEDGNENDMDNYEEVKYVEDAIISFNIIIDIITRWSEGDINFRGHDAMKIKELVSMFVKGNTNIVFSKFQRQLLIESMAIITSTVANINKRVQAMESSASFQISYSRLEEINNIFMSIEDIFFIIRESEKITVETEHVLGSLNEWLMQFTGVHSIKDEDISVLRTYAFDLSALSTNKSGDMNARHYYCFF, from the exons atgaagaaag TTCAAGGAGGACGCGCGATGGGCAAAGCTCCTGAAGCAAAGCAAAATGATGATGGACCGAAGAGGAACGAGAGATTTAAAtgcgaggagaagaaaaagtgcaCAAAGTTAAGTGGCAaatgtaagaaaaataagaaaattactgATGAAAACTGTAAGAACTTCGTGAAAAAAGGGTGCAAAAATAAGCCGGACGCTCAATGCACTTGCTGCTTAAAAAAtg ATAAGTGCAAGAGTAAATACATGAAGAAGAGATGCaccaaaaaaggaggaaaggctaAGCTCAA AGAGAAATGCAAGAAAGATTCCATAGACAATGCTGTTCATGGCGACCAGTGCACGTGCTGCCTGCCTTGCAAGACGACCAAAAAGTGCAAGAACAAGGATGGCACATGCAGCAAGACTTGCACGCATGGAGTTTGGGAAGGCGTTAATTGCAAAGGAAAAGGGTGCCAATGTTGCAGGAAGAAGAAAG ATAAAGATGTCACCGAAAGCCCAACGACAACAG CAGGTGGAACAACACCAGCAGGTGGAACAACGCCAGCAGGTGGAACAACGCCAGCAGGTGGAACAACGCCAGCAGGTGGAACAACGCCAGCAGGTGGCACAACGCCAGCAGGTGGCACAACGCCAGCAGGTGGAACAACGCCAGCAGGTGGCACAACGCCAGCAGGTGGAACAACGCCAGCAGGTGGAACAACGCCAGCAGGGGGAACAACGCCAGCAGGTGGAACAACGCCAGCAGGTGGAACAACGCCAGCAGGTGGAACAACGCCAGCAGGTGGAACAACGCCAGCAGGTGGAACAACGCCAGCAGGTGGAACAACGCCAGCAGGTGGAACAACGCCAGCAGGTGGCACAACGCCAGCAGGTGGCACAACGCCAGCAGGTGGCACAACGCCAGCAGGTGGCACAACGCCAGCAGGTGGAACAACGCCAGCAGGTGGCACAACGCCAGCAGGTGGCACAACGCCAGCAGGTGGCACAACGCCAGCAGGTGGCACAACGCCAGCAGGTGGCACAACGCCAGCAGGGGGAACAACGCCAGCAGGTGGAACAACGCCAGCAGGTGGAACAACGCCAGCAGGTGGAACAACGCCAGCAGGTGGAACAACGCCAGCAGGTGGAACAACGCCAGCAGGTGGAACAACACCAGCAGGTGGAACAACGCCAGCAGGTGGAACAACGCCAGCAGGTGGAACAACGCCAGCAGGTGGAACAACGCCAGCAGGTGGAACAACTCCAGCAGGTGGAACAACTCCAGCAGGTGGAACAACTCCAGCAGGTGGAACAACGCCAGCAGGAGGAACGACACCGGCAGGAGGAACGACACCGGCAGGTGGGTCTACACCGGCAGGTGGAACAACTCCAGCAGGTGGAACAACACCAGCAGGTGGAACAACGCCAGCGGGTGGAACAACACCAGTAGGTGGAACAACTCCAGCAGGTGGAACAACTCCAGCAGGTGGAACAACTCCAGCAGGTGGAACAACGCCAGCAGGTGGAACAACTCCAGCAGGTGGAACAACGCCAGCAGGTGGAACAACGCCAGCAGGTGGAACAACTCCTGCAGGTGGAACAACTCCAGCAGGTGGAACAACTCCAGCAGGTGGAACAACTCCAGCAGGTGGAACAACGCCAGCAGGTGGAACAACTCCAGCAGGTGGAACAACTCCAGCAGGTGGAACGACACCAGCAGGAGGAACGACACCAGCAG CCTCAACTAGGTCTGTGTTAGACGAAGTTCAAGACTTGGCAAACGAAATGAACAATGCCGTAGCCGATGCGGAAAAGGGCCGCCGCCGTCGTGATCTTCGGCAAAAGAGGCAGGGAACCACCACTACCGTAAATATTGAAGTGATCGTCAAAATCAGCGTACAGATTACGACCTGGATGGTTGACATCAAGAGAATTACTGACAGCGATAGAGAGTCCATCCAGTCTACCACGATGGCAGTTAAGCAAATACGAAGAGAAATTCAAGCAGGAAGTACACTTTCTGTGTCTGCCATAAAGATTATCAAAACGACTACAAAGAAATCGGTTCGCCTTGCTAGCAAGCTCATTGAGGTTGTGGTaagagaggaaaaacaggaaCAACTTTCAGTAAAGAAAGAGCTGATAACAAAGGTTCAGCAGTCGGTCACCAGAATCCAAGCATCAATGAGTACACTGCAACAATCATTAACACAGGCAGGATCAGCCGTGGCAGGTAGTATTACCACCAACGTGAATGTTATTGTAAAAATATCAGCAATCTTGAAGGGCATCATAAAGTCTGGCCTTGGTGCCATCACTAGCACTTCTGCAGCATCTCTTACTAGTTTCGAGACAGAACTTCAGACACTTCTTTCTCAAGTTCAGAGCGGCACCGTCACCTTCACTTCTGAAGAAATCACTCTTGTTGAGACAACACAATCGGAAATTACAACAGCAACTACGAAAATTACAGCAGCACAGGAGAAGAATAAGGCTATGGAGTCTTCCCAAACACAAGCAGTTCTTCTTGACAGTTTATCAACTGCCACAGCTATTGTTAAGGAACAAATTGATCTACTAACATCAGCTATGAATTCAGTCACTGAAGGAACAGCTTCTGTATCAGTAACGATAACAACGAGCCTTATTACTTTATTGATTAATCTACAAACATCTATTGAATCTGTTACTGAAGAGCAGATTCAGGAAATCAAGGCATTTGAAGAGGAAGCTACAACAATCCTCAAAAACGAAGCCTTTACAATAACAAATTTCCCACAACTTGTATCTGCAAACAGCAAGCTAGCTGCAACAGTGAATACTAAAATTGAAGAAACCCTCTCTCGTACTGCCATTACTGAATCTCTTGACATATTCTACGAGGTTTCATTCTTCGTATTTTCTCTAGTGGAAATTGCAGAAGAAATTCAGAGTATAACTTCATCCAGCACCTCTACACAGAGTAATACAATCATTACCAACACTCTGACTTTCattcaaaatatcaaaataaatagcCTAACTACAGAAGATGTGACCAAGCTAGTAAGTTtatatgatgatataaatacaCTCGTCGACTCGGTAGATTCGTCAGTTGGGTTTACTGGTATTGATGATATTATCGAGGAGGGAAGTCAAATAGACATCAAGTTGCTTGAAAAGATACATGAATATGAATCCAAAGAGGAAACTATTACAGCTTTCACTCTGTTTGAGAAAATGAGTACGATTGCCTCTTCCACAGAGAAAGCTACATCGCTTTTAAAGAGCAAAGTTTCAAGTAGCTCAAGCTCAGTAATAGATGCATCTCTGGAGGCTGTGATCCAGGATCTGCAAGTGCTCATGGAAAAGTTCTCCTCAAAGACATATGCACCAAACGATGAAGACATATTACAAGCAGAAACAACTCTTGCAATGTTTGAAAGTAAGATAGAATCAATATCAGTAATTAAGAGCAGTGCTACCCTGGATAGACTGATTACCACAACAAAGAAAGCTGTTACAACTACAGTAAAATCATTGAACACACTGCAAGAATCTgccaagaacaaggagaagattGAGATCCTCTTAGGAGCAGAATACATAATCAGTGAAATCTATTTTGTCATGCAAGGTCTAAGTTCaggaatagaagaaggggatGTTTTAGAATCTAATATCTTCATCGAAGACATTCAGGCAGAACTTAATAGGTGGAGTACAGGTATTTCCAACATCAAATTATCTTCAATCTCCATAATGGAAAGTTTACTTGAAACCATCTCTGATTTATCAGGTGCCTATTCTGGCATTGACACTCTACTCCAAACTTTGACATCAGTGCAGACTAGACTAGATGAACAAATTACGATTATTGAGGAGGCTGACGTAAATGGCGACTTAACGGTGAGAATATATAATGCATTTGATATAATAGTTTATGTCACTGATCTTTTGAAAGAACTGAATCAACTAACTGCAGAAGGTACAGTGTTAACTGAATTATCTGCTGTTAGCGACATAGTTACCACTATAACTTCCCTAAGCAAAAGGATGACAAACATATCCTCTGAAGACATGGAAACTCTTGAAGCCAATTTGATGACTTTGGAAGAATACATTCTAGATTTTGAAGAAGGTAGTAACATACAAATTGCAAATTTGGTTCAGGCTATTGCAGAGGTTAGTCGTGTGGAACAAGCATTTATGAAAGAAGTGAATAAAATTGAACTGTCCTTCAGCAAACTAAGTATATATCAGACCATTCAGATAACTATTACAGAAATAAACTCCTATCTGCAGGAGTTGTTTGATATAAACTCTGGAGTGGAGGAGGGTTCGGATGTACAGAAGAATGTTGTCCTTGATGAATATTATGAGATTATCTCATTCTTGATTGGCAAAGCAAGCTCAATAACAGAAGCTGACATCGATACACTTAATGTATTCTTGGAGGAAATAAGTAGTCTTGCAGTTGAAGCTGATGGTACGTTCAGCATCAGTGGCTATACATACAGCATCCAACAGATTTCCCAGCAAGTTGCCGTGTTTACACAAAAGGTTGATGAAACTATTGAAACAGAGCAAGAGCAACAAAATCTTGTCCAGAATCTTATATTTGGAGATGATTTATTATCTATTCTTATTCGAATCTTCTTTGCCTTCGAAAGTATGGCACTGATGACCACAGTTTCAACTACGACACAATTCAACACAGAGAACTTTGTGGCAGCCATGGCCCAAATTAGGAACGATATTTCGTCAGTGAATATTCAAGATATTGATACATTTGCCTTCCAACTTGAGAATATTATTGCAGCAAACGAAAGGCTCGAAAACTTTGAAGAGCTTGAACTTGTCACTACACAAGCTGAAGAATCTGTGCAAACTTATTTATCTGAGTCCAGAGAAATTTACGAAATAACAATTAACATTCGTCATGCAAGTGCTGTTATTGAAGCAGTAGATACATTGCTTGTTGACTCGATGACATTCATTCAAAATGTTGATGCATCTAAGCTTATTGGAGAAAATGATCCCGATGTTGATTTCTTAATTGACTTTTTCAAACGCATATCTGCAAATGTAGACTCAGTTACAGAAGAGGACATATTTGAAGCCACAGAAATTTTCTTGATAATACAGGCAACACTCGATATGCTTGGTCCAGATGAAGGAATTGGAAATCTTGTAGACTGTATGGCTGCTGGTCAGGAGGCCATTGATAGTGCTAATAGACGTCTTTACGAGCAGCAGGATAGATTTTTGCTGATTGAGGAATTAGGTTCCTTTGAACTTATTCTTAATGTTGTAGCACAAATCACCTATGACGTAGTGGAAATTATTTCAATGATTGGAACAACAACTTCAGTAGGGGAGGAAAATGAGCTGGTCACTTCCATTGTCATTCTATTGGAAAGTCTTTCTAGTTCGCCGTCGTCAACCATAGATATTGCACTACTTGAGAGCATGTCGGAGGACTTAGAAGTGCTGAAAAGTTCTGTCACAGCTGGAGTAGAAATCCCTAGTATATTCTATTTGCAGTCTTTATCACAGAAAACTATGTCTGTTATGCAATCTGAGATCCAGTTTCGTGTGTCAGCTCAAGAGGCACAGAGTCAAATTGATCAGTTAACTAAATCTGTCACATCTCTCAACAAAATTGAGGAAGAACTGTCATTTGCTTTAGAATTCTTCGGCAGTATAGAACAATCTGAACCTACTGCTATGCCGTTTGTTATTGAAGACTTGAACTATGTTCTAAATACTATTCTCTTTGGGGAACTTACTGCAGATTTAGTTGGGGATCTTGGACTTTTCGAGGAAGAAATATTTTTCCtctatgatgaagatgaagttgatgtTAGTATGATTGCTAATACCTTAGAAACACTTACATCTGTCAAGAGAGGTATAGAAACATCTCTGAAAGATAATAGACGTATTTCTGAGGAACGCAGTATTTCGAGCAGACTTAACAAAGCCAAGGAAATCGTCTCAGAGATGGAAGAGATTTTCGATACTTTTGTATCAGAAATTGGAAATGCAAATGAGGAAATCGAAATTGCAGAAATTACAGATGTAACCAATATCTTCATTGATATTAACGGAGGTGTTACTATTTCCCTGGATATTGTTATAAGACTAGAAGAAATATTGATGTTCCTGAAGAATACAACAGTCAGTACTGGAATGGGAATAATCGGCCTAGAGGATGCAAGAACACTTGTTGTTCTTGTGCAAGAAACCGTGGAAAGGGAAATTTCACACATTCAGATATCAATTGATCGTACTGCAAAGACTGTCACATTTAACAAAGGAGTTTCTCTTCTACAAAGAATAATTCATACTGCTTCCGAGTTAAGTATCGGGTATGAACTTGCTACATCAGTAGAAAAGGATGAAACTGTTGATGAGCTCATTGTTTTCCTTGAAAGTTTATCCATTGAAGCTCTAACCATGGAACAGATCATAATACTTCAAGAGAGTACCTTAATGTTTGAAGCATTAAGCGATACTGGAACTGGCATTGCAGATCTTAGAAAGTTACAGTCAACTGCCTCCGTCAGACTTGAAGAAGCTACAAACAGCAAAAATGTGCTTTCAGGTCTGAGTGAGGAAACTGAATCTCTGAAGGCACTGGATAGAACAGAAGCAGTACTTCTGAAGATACAAGAGACTCTGTTGAATATATCTGCAAacaccaatgaaaataatataccaGATGACAAAATGACAGAACTGAGTGACATACTTATGATGGATATTATGATGCTTACTGAATCTGTCATACGATTAGAAGAAATTTataaaaacatagaaataataGGAGCTATCTTTGTTGGAAACCTTGGGGTAATTAAGGAAATCCTTAGTTCCATTACATTCGCTGTAACTAGTATTTCTATTGAGAGAGTTCAATTAGAATCTCGAATTGAGAGACTGGCAGTAACGGAAACTCTGCTGGAGGCTCAAAGTCTGTTTATAAAAATCTCTGACGTCCTAGAGAATATTACTACTGAAATTGGTGTTGAAACACaagagagtgaagaaaatgagataattaGAATGTTTGGCGAAGAGTTGTCCATCTTGAGTTTTAGTGTTGTAGGTATGAGAAGAGATACACTTTTGTTCTTTGCAGATGTTCTTCAGGAACTTGAGATGATACTGATGAGTAAAACTAATGTTAAAGGCATTATGAAGGCCATGGATGATCTCAGAGTTGTTTCAACTAAGGTTACCCTTGAAATTGAGGCTTCCCAGGCAGAACAGCGAAGAGAAGTATCACTTATGATTAACAGAAGAGCAGAAGAAAGTGTTGTCAGTGCTCTGGATCTGTTTACTGACCTTTCAGACTTTGTTGGGATACCCGAGTTTGATGCAGACCCAATTGAAATTTTGGAAGTAGAGAGAATTCTAAGGATTCTTTCCATAATTGAAAATGGTCAAGCTTCTGAAGATGATCTCGACCAACTCGATAGATATTTGATGTCATTAGACCTCAAGGTTGGAACATTTGAAAATGGAATGATGATAAGGAATCTAATGGAGGTGATAATGACCATTCAGGATTTAAAAGAATCATTAATGGTCAGAACTATAGATAGTGCTTTTGATGTAGAATACTCACAAAATATCTTTACTCAGAAGCAGATCCAGGCATTACTATCAAGGGTAATCATTCAACTGGACATTCTACTTAAAGCAGGAAATGGCATCCCTGTTGCTCTCTTTGAAAGTCTCTCGATGCTGATAGAAAAAGCTGGTTCAGAAGACTCCTCAGCATTTGTAACATTCTTCGAGATGTCTGTTATGGAACTCATGGAACTCAATGTAACAAACATTGATGACACGAATGTCATGGCAGGGTTTAATCTTCTCCAGAGAGCCAGATCAGTTGAATTTTCTTTGTCTAAGGAGATTTCAAGGTCACATGTAATTGAGACTACTACAACAAAAGTGTTCTTGCTTGAAGAATCTCTGTCTCTACTGGAAGAGATGATGAGATCAGTAGAACGAGTTAAAAACAACATGAATCCTGACGCAACACCAGTAAATATCCTTGCACTTGGGGAAATTATCCTCTTCATGCAAAATACAGTTGAATATACTGCAGGTGAAATTACTCTCTTGCGCGACTATGAACATATCCTCATGCTACTTGAAGAAGAGGCGGGTGACATGTTCGTTGAAGGCGTGGACGAACTCGTGTTTGAACTGAAATACCAGGTGTCACATGTCTCTATGACACTGATGAAAGTTCAGCGTACACAGATGTTGGAGAAACAAATAATTTACACATCTGCTGGTAATGAAGTAATGGCAGAAGCTTATAACAAAATATCAACATTTGGCAGACCCATGCCTGGGAAAATTATCGAGGTTAATGAGGTGACCAGCTTCAGTCTAATGTTAAATACATTTGATCTGACTTCCATTACTCCTGTTGAAATTCATCATATCCATACCAGGTTTGAAATCCTCTTGGAAATTATTGCATTTGAGACTTCAGAGATTGCTTACTTATCAAGGATTATCAACCAGCTTGCACTTCTTACCTATAAAGCATCACAACATCTGCATTTCCAAGAAAGTGTAGAAAATATCCGCACAGTGTCAGGTGCATTTGAATCATCCCGCGCGGCAATAACCACGACATCAGCAACACTTTTTGCTCTTCAAGAAGAAGTAGGAGCAGTGACCACTTACGAAACCAATGATATGATAACACAACTTTATGAGTATCTTCTTTTCTTGACGTTTGACTGGCGTTTGATCCCGGCTGACTTTAGTGAAGTAGTAGAATCATTTGGTATTTCCGATATTACCGTAACTTCTGGAACCAGTTTTACCTACTTGAAAGAGACAATTGATCTTTTAGAGTTATATTCCCATGTCGATAGGCAGACAAAAGAAACTCTCCGTATCAGTGAATCGATACTGCAAGCTAAGGAAGTCCAATCATCTGTGTCGCTCTTTATGAGATCTGTTGAAGACTATCTCTATGGTTATATGAACGAAGACTTTGAAGATGATAAtcctgatgatggtggtgttggtggagatg